In a genomic window of Sarcophilus harrisii chromosome 4, mSarHar1.11, whole genome shotgun sequence:
- the ST6GALNAC1 gene encoding alpha-N-acetylgalactosaminide alpha-2,6-sialyltransferase 1, whose translation MSKKRLRVEYFQVEPRWKFEDEYRLEEGSLQTNCPDSVKVKAAQSSWLRELFLPNLTLFLDWEHFNLSEWDRLEHFKPPFGFMGLNYSSEFLKGGVGGSSRSGEKKSYDKEGEVIVLVRDWQMTTDVSFPWYLYQKFVKQPLGSHQGPRVEALTLLVIQEILEKFPPVSQQQILLAAHPQPGSSHCVSCAVVGNGGILKRSRMGQEIDSHDYVFRVNGALINGYEQDVGARTSFYGFTFYSLATSLKLLRNQGFHQMPMEKDIHYLHFLEGHKDFEWLKHMLRDQIMEKAVMERPLRYLLIHPDLLRYVKNRFLRSDILDTINWTLYRPSNGAFLLLTAIQLCDQVSAYGFITNDFHQFADHYYDPEWKKMFLYLNHDFILEKRLWKQLHNEELKAQ comes from the exons TGGAAGAAGGAAGCCTACAAACG AATTGTCCTGATTCTGTGAAGGTCAAAGCTGCTCAGTCCTCTTGGCTCCGGGAACTCTTTCTACCCAACCTCACGCTCTTCCTGGATTGGGAACATTTCAACCTCAGTGAGTGGGATCGGCTGGAACATTTTAAGCCTCCATTTGGCTTCATGGGCCTTAATTACTCCAGTGAGTTCTTAaaaggaggggttgggggaagtaGTAGGTCTGGGGAAAAGAAAAGCTATGACAAGGAAGGGGAAGTAATTGTATTGGTAAGGGACTGGCAGATGACAACAGATGTGTCCTTTCCCTGGTACCTTTACCAGAAATTTGTGAAACAGCCTCTTGGGTCTCATCAAGGGCCCAGAGTAGAAGCTCTCACTCTTCTAGTCATTCAGGAAATCCTGGAGAAGTTCCCACCTGTCTCTCAGCAGCAGATTCTTTTGGCTGCCCACCCCCAACCCGGGAGCTCCCATTGTGTTAGCTGTGCTGTGGTGGGGAATGGAGGCATCCTGAAAAGGTCTCGCATGGGCCAGGAGATAGACAGCCATGACTATGTATTCAG GGTGAATGGGGCTTTGATCAATGGCTATGAGCAGGATGTAGGTGCCCGGACTTCCTTCTATGGTTTCACCTTCTATAGTCTGGCCACATCACTCAAGTTGTTGAGGAATCAGGGTTTTCACCAAATGCCAATGGAAAAG GACATCCACTACTTGCACTTCCTTGAAGGGCATAAGGATTTTGAATGGCTGAAGCACATGCTACGTGACCAGATAATGGAAAAAGCTGTCATGGAAAGACCTTTACG ATATCTACTGATACACCCAGACTTGCTTCGATATGTGAAAAACAG GTTTTTGCGGTCAGATATCCTAGATACTATCAACTGGACTTTGTACCGCCCCTCTAATGGTGCCTTTCTGCTACTCACTGCAATCCAACTGTGTGATCAG GTGAGTGCCTATGGTTTCATCACCAATGATTTTCATCAATTTGCTGACCACTATTATGACCCAGagtggaaaaaaatgttcttataCCTCAACCATGACTTCATCCTAGAGAAGAGATTGTGGAAACAACTACACAATGAAG AGCTTAAAGCACAATGA